The Bernardetia litoralis DSM 6794 genome includes a window with the following:
- a CDS encoding S9 family peptidase produces the protein MKLKFLSLLFISISTFSFAQDNTQKEMLAKIDQIMQGDNFVGVLPQNGRWSYDGKSIYFSKKSALEPLPTWYKQNISNGKPVGQPLKIAKNDFNINPQNYIFGGNNDFENYNKIKTDKIVSIDGDLYLQDTQNGSTKRLTNTLENERNPSFTRNDSAIVYQKGDDLFYFWLQGQQVGQTQQLTSFVDADAKAKKGLSQADKWLNSQQSDLLEIVRINKAEDSIKNAQPKPYRLTAIPLNGKYVSSVQISNDGRFVVYVLGEYSSKATEVPNYINEFGYTENLPARSKVGNSMADFSLYVYDRYARANDKIDLSALPKMMENPAFYTEYGRNLKRDSPRNLWIQEIKWSPDGKKGVLVVRADDSKDRWIVGMDLTSENEKLKLVDHQHDDAWIGGEGISGWHGSTGTLGWQDNETVYFQSEKTGFSHLYTYNFDSKKQKQLTNGNFEVTDVWLSEDTKTFYVRANKENFHEYHLYKLNLKKNNLEKITSQKGVYEELVLSPDEKFWVARYSYSNKPWELVVFDNKTNASQTQITNSITEEFKKYSWYEPKIITFKTPDGVEVPARIYEPDANVKNKAAVMFVHGAGYLQNVHYGWSAYYREYMFHNLLREQGYTVIDIDYRGSQGYGRDWRTAIYRHMGDKELIDYVAGADYLVKNHNIDKDRIGIYGGSYGGFMTMMAMFKEPKIFRSGAALRSVTDWAHYNHGYTSNILNTPLEDSLAYVRSSPIYFAEGLEGDLLICHGVLDTNVQFQDVVRLSQRLIELKKENWELAIYPIEGHGFVYPTSWADEYKRIYQLFDRTIGKQKE, from the coding sequence ATGAAGTTAAAATTTCTATCATTATTATTTATTTCAATATCAACATTTTCTTTTGCTCAAGATAATACCCAAAAAGAAATGTTAGCCAAAATCGACCAAATTATGCAAGGCGATAATTTTGTTGGTGTTTTGCCTCAAAATGGACGTTGGTCTTATGATGGAAAATCAATTTATTTTTCTAAAAAATCGGCTTTAGAGCCTTTGCCGACGTGGTACAAACAGAACATCTCAAATGGAAAACCTGTTGGACAGCCTTTGAAAATTGCTAAAAATGATTTTAACATAAACCCTCAAAATTATATTTTTGGAGGAAATAATGATTTTGAAAATTATAATAAAATCAAAACAGATAAAATAGTTTCTATTGATGGTGATTTGTATTTGCAAGATACACAAAATGGTAGCACAAAAAGACTCACAAATACATTAGAAAATGAAAGAAATCCTTCTTTTACACGAAATGACAGCGCAATTGTTTATCAAAAAGGAGATGATTTGTTTTATTTTTGGTTACAAGGGCAGCAAGTTGGACAAACTCAACAACTCACTTCTTTTGTAGATGCAGATGCAAAAGCCAAAAAAGGACTTTCTCAAGCTGATAAATGGCTCAACAGTCAGCAAAGTGATTTATTAGAAATTGTGAGAATAAATAAAGCTGAAGATTCTATCAAAAATGCACAGCCAAAACCGTATCGTTTGACAGCAATTCCGTTGAATGGAAAATATGTTTCTTCGGTTCAGATTAGTAATGATGGACGTTTTGTGGTTTATGTTTTGGGAGAATATTCTTCAAAAGCTACCGAAGTTCCTAACTATATCAACGAGTTTGGTTATACAGAAAATTTGCCTGCTCGCTCAAAAGTAGGAAATTCAATGGCTGATTTTTCGCTTTATGTGTACGATAGATATGCACGAGCAAATGATAAAATTGATTTGTCAGCACTTCCAAAGATGATGGAAAACCCTGCTTTTTATACAGAATATGGAAGAAATTTAAAAAGAGATTCGCCAAGAAACTTATGGATTCAAGAAATAAAATGGTCGCCTGATGGCAAAAAAGGAGTTCTAGTAGTTCGTGCAGATGACTCAAAAGACCGTTGGATTGTGGGAATGGATTTGACAAGTGAAAACGAAAAATTAAAACTTGTTGATCATCAACATGATGATGCGTGGATAGGTGGAGAGGGAATTAGTGGTTGGCACGGCTCAACAGGAACACTCGGCTGGCAAGACAATGAAACAGTTTATTTTCAATCTGAAAAAACAGGTTTTTCACATCTTTATACCTATAATTTTGATTCAAAAAAACAAAAACAGCTCACCAACGGAAATTTTGAAGTAACTGATGTGTGGCTTTCAGAGGATACAAAAACTTTTTATGTTCGTGCTAACAAAGAAAATTTTCACGAATATCATTTATATAAATTAAATTTGAAAAAGAATAATTTGGAAAAAATTACTTCTCAAAAAGGAGTGTATGAAGAATTGGTTTTGTCGCCTGATGAAAAGTTTTGGGTTGCTCGTTATTCCTATTCAAACAAACCTTGGGAGTTGGTTGTTTTTGACAATAAAACAAATGCTTCACAAACACAGATTACAAATTCTATTACAGAAGAATTTAAAAAATATTCTTGGTATGAGCCAAAAATCATCACTTTCAAAACACCAGACGGTGTAGAAGTGCCTGCTCGTATTTATGAGCCTGATGCAAATGTAAAAAATAAAGCTGCTGTTATGTTTGTTCATGGCGCAGGTTATTTGCAAAATGTTCATTATGGCTGGAGTGCATATTATAGAGAATATATGTTTCACAATCTTTTGAGAGAACAAGGCTACACAGTTATTGACATTGATTATCGTGGAAGTCAAGGTTATGGAAGAGATTGGAGAACAGCAATTTATCGTCACATGGGAGATAAAGAACTTATTGATTATGTAGCTGGCGCAGATTATTTAGTCAAAAATCACAATATTGATAAAGACAGAATCGGAATTTATGGTGGTTCGTATGGTGGTTTTATGACAATGATGGCAATGTTTAAAGAGCCAAAAATTTTCCGTTCTGGTGCTGCACTTCGTTCGGTTACAGATTGGGCACATTACAATCATGGCTATACTTCAAATATTTTGAATACTCCTTTGGAAGATAGTTTGGCGTATGTTCGTTCTTCTCCCATTTATTTTGCTGAAGGTTTGGAAGGAGATTTGCTGATTTGTCATGGTGTGTTGGACACCAATGTTCAGTTTCAAGATGTGGTTCGTTTGTCTCAACGACTTATCGAACTAAAGAAAGAAAACTGGGAGCTTGCTATTTATCCAATTGAAGGACATGGCTTTGTTTATCCAACAAGTTGGGCAGACGAATACAAACGCATTTATCAACTTTTTGATAGAACAATAGGTAAACAAAAAGAATAA
- the guaA gene encoding glutamine-hydrolyzing GMP synthase — protein MQEKIIILDFGSQYTQLIARRVRELNVFCEIHPFNNIPEIDYQEVKGIILSGSPYSVHQEDSPRVPQISEWRKKLPILAVCYGAQLLVHTHEGEVKRSETREYGRAKLITVTENPLLEGITNDSQIWMSHGDSIYSLPDSIEIIAKTASIPVAAYHFKGEPTYGLQFHPEVTHSTDGKKIVENFLVKICKCSQDFTPAAFAEDTIKALKEKLGNDKVVLALSGGVDSTVAAVLLHRAIGENLHGIFVDNGLLRKGEFEEVLETYHKMGLNVTGVDSKERFYHKLKDKTDPEDKRKAIGYTFIEVFDEEAKRIQDVKWLGQGTIYPDVIESVSVKGPSATIKSHHNVGGLPEKMNLKIVEPLRDLFKDEVRRVGTELGIDALILNRHPFPGPGLGIRILGEVSAERVSILQEVDAIFINGLKETGLYDDVWQAGSMLLPVNSVGVMGDERTYENVVALRAVTSLDGMTADWCHLPYDFLADISNKIINNVRGVNRVVYDISSKPPATIEWE, from the coding sequence ATGCAAGAAAAAATTATAATCCTAGATTTTGGTTCACAATATACACAGCTTATCGCTCGTCGTGTTCGTGAACTCAATGTATTTTGTGAAATACACCCTTTTAATAATATTCCTGAAATTGACTATCAAGAAGTTAAGGGAATTATTCTTTCGGGAAGTCCGTATTCGGTGCATCAAGAAGATTCACCTAGAGTACCACAAATTTCAGAATGGCGCAAAAAACTACCTATTTTAGCAGTTTGTTATGGCGCACAACTTTTGGTTCATACACATGAAGGCGAAGTAAAACGCTCAGAAACTCGTGAATATGGTAGAGCTAAATTAATTACTGTTACAGAAAACCCACTTTTAGAAGGCATTACAAATGATTCTCAAATTTGGATGTCGCATGGAGATAGTATTTATTCTCTTCCAGATTCTATTGAAATAATTGCCAAAACAGCAAGTATTCCTGTTGCAGCTTATCATTTTAAAGGCGAACCTACTTATGGTTTGCAATTTCACCCAGAAGTAACTCATTCGACAGACGGAAAGAAAATTGTAGAAAATTTCTTAGTTAAGATTTGTAAATGTTCACAAGACTTTACTCCTGCTGCTTTTGCAGAAGATACAATCAAAGCTTTAAAAGAAAAATTAGGCAATGATAAAGTTGTTTTGGCTCTTTCTGGTGGTGTAGATTCTACGGTTGCTGCTGTTCTTTTACACAGAGCAATTGGAGAAAATTTACATGGAATATTTGTCGATAATGGTCTTTTGAGAAAAGGAGAGTTTGAAGAAGTTTTGGAAACATATCACAAAATGGGTTTGAATGTAACTGGTGTAGATTCAAAAGAACGTTTTTATCATAAACTAAAAGACAAAACCGACCCAGAAGACAAGCGTAAAGCAATCGGTTATACTTTTATTGAAGTTTTTGATGAAGAAGCAAAACGCATTCAAGATGTAAAATGGCTCGGACAAGGTACAATTTATCCTGATGTAATTGAATCTGTTTCTGTAAAAGGTCCTTCAGCTACTATCAAATCACATCACAATGTAGGTGGACTTCCTGAAAAAATGAATCTTAAAATTGTAGAACCTTTGCGTGATTTGTTTAAAGACGAAGTTCGTAGAGTAGGTACAGAATTAGGAATTGATGCACTTATTTTGAATCGTCATCCTTTTCCAGGTCCAGGATTGGGTATTCGTATTTTGGGAGAAGTTTCGGCTGAAAGAGTGTCTATTTTGCAAGAAGTTGATGCTATTTTTATTAATGGACTCAAAGAAACTGGTTTGTATGATGATGTTTGGCAAGCTGGTTCTATGCTTTTGCCTGTCAATTCAGTGGGCGTAATGGGTGACGAGCGTACGTATGAAAACGTTGTTGCTTTGCGTGCCGTTACAAGTTTGGACGGAATGACGGCTGATTGGTGTCATTTACCTTACGATTTCTTGGCTGATATTTCTAACAAAATTATCAATAATGTAAGAGGTGTAAATAGAGTTGTTTATGATATTAGCTCAAAACCTCCTGCTACTATTGAATGGGAATAG
- a CDS encoding S8 family peptidase, protein MENFLYPLAYGGLLLSAAVYFFLKERQHAAGFARNSFFVSSLLYILSLFFNDGGVMYDLLAVLTPDLAILTVVILIFNRFAPRPKVLYFTIFAVIAGLKLFFFDAGREAAVNYFETGSMCGMESNEVETIIGDKETATLHFNLSANGELLLDLNMTNKDDIVPILEKYNMSIRRAFPDLQHDEYSELEEYYVLDIPTFQLKNIDAIIGELQNSGAVDYLENNEILELPTNPTTSFDVAPNKPSFGINDPNLKDLWGFEKMGVAQMYATLKDQKPTKKAKIVILDTGVEADHEDIASNYLSIDKKNDYDKLGHGTHCAGIAAAVTNNGKGIASFSPNSEFVTVSSIKVLNDAGFGSQETVLAGIIKAADAGADVISLSLGGPSNDAHQKAYSEAVKYANKAGAIVVVAAGNSNKNAKDFSPANADGVIAVSAISPDLSIAPFSNHVQDMEMGIAAPGVQIFSTYPKGTYKFLNGTSMATPYVAGLLGVMKALNPELDTKTAFEILKSTGKELEAGEKAGNFIQADKAINTVLEQE, encoded by the coding sequence ATGGAAAATTTCTTATATCCTTTAGCGTATGGTGGACTTCTGCTTTCGGCAGCCGTTTATTTCTTCTTGAAAGAACGCCAACATGCAGCAGGTTTTGCAAGAAACAGTTTTTTTGTTTCTTCACTCCTTTATATTCTGTCATTGTTCTTTAATGATGGTGGTGTAATGTACGACCTTTTGGCTGTTCTTACTCCTGATTTGGCAATTCTTACTGTTGTAATTTTGATTTTCAATCGTTTTGCTCCTCGTCCTAAAGTGCTTTATTTTACTATTTTTGCAGTTATTGCAGGGCTGAAATTATTCTTTTTTGATGCAGGTAGAGAAGCTGCTGTAAATTATTTTGAAACAGGTTCTATGTGTGGAATGGAATCAAATGAAGTTGAAACTATTATTGGCGACAAAGAAACTGCTACTTTACATTTTAATTTGAGTGCAAATGGCGAACTTCTTTTGGATTTAAATATGACTAACAAAGATGATATTGTTCCAATATTGGAAAAATATAATATGTCTATTCGTAGAGCATTTCCAGATTTGCAGCACGATGAATATTCTGAATTAGAAGAATATTATGTTTTAGATATTCCTACTTTTCAATTAAAAAATATTGATGCAATCATTGGCGAACTTCAAAATTCGGGTGCAGTAGATTACTTGGAAAATAATGAGATTTTAGAGCTTCCAACTAATCCAACTACTTCTTTTGATGTAGCTCCAAACAAACCTTCTTTTGGAATCAATGACCCTAACTTGAAAGACCTTTGGGGATTTGAGAAAATGGGAGTTGCTCAAATGTATGCTACTTTGAAAGACCAAAAACCTACTAAAAAGGCTAAAATTGTTATTTTGGATACAGGTGTAGAAGCTGACCACGAAGATATTGCTTCAAATTATCTTTCTATTGATAAGAAAAATGACTACGACAAATTAGGACACGGAACGCATTGTGCAGGAATTGCAGCAGCAGTAACAAACAACGGAAAAGGAATTGCTTCTTTTTCTCCAAATTCTGAATTTGTAACCGTTTCTAGTATTAAAGTATTGAATGATGCTGGTTTTGGTTCACAAGAAACTGTTTTGGCAGGAATTATTAAGGCAGCCGATGCAGGCGCAGATGTAATTTCGCTTTCTTTGGGAGGTCCTTCAAATGATGCTCATCAAAAAGCGTATTCGGAAGCTGTAAAATATGCGAATAAAGCAGGTGCGATTGTAGTAGTTGCAGCAGGAAATTCTAACAAGAATGCAAAAGATTTTTCTCCTGCTAATGCAGATGGTGTAATTGCTGTTTCAGCTATTTCGCCTGATTTGAGTATTGCTCCTTTTTCTAATCACGTACAAGATATGGAAATGGGAATTGCAGCACCAGGAGTTCAGATTTTTTCTACATACCCTAAAGGAACATACAAATTCTTAAACGGAACTTCAATGGCAACTCCTTATGTAGCTGGTCTTTTGGGTGTAATGAAAGCATTAAATCCAGAATTAGATACAAAAACTGCTTTTGAAATCTTGAAATCAACAGGTAAAGAATTAGAAGCTGGCGAAAAAGCTGGTAATTTTATTCAAGCTGACAAAGCAATTAATACAGTTTTAGAACAAGAGTAA
- a CDS encoding DUF4349 domain-containing protein, whose amino-acid sequence MMHYTRGQNTGSLNDNYTQASNVNLEKINFEKIQKNPKNPKTPKEKRKILYSAGLTIVSPLPDSINPQLERITEKYDGYVGRLSTTETTIRIKSEYFETVVEEIEKLGKITRKNIYGNDVTEQYWDAQIRLDNALETRKRYLELLKMAQNVEEAILVERELARIMQDIDLLKGQINRLDNLEEFATITISIKEKKKLGVLGYVGVGLYKSVKWFFVRN is encoded by the coding sequence ATGATGCATTACACAAGAGGACAAAATACAGGAAGCTTAAATGACAATTACACACAAGCAAGTAATGTAAACTTAGAGAAAATTAATTTTGAAAAAATCCAAAAAAATCCTAAAAACCCCAAAACACCAAAAGAAAAAAGAAAAATACTTTATTCAGCAGGTTTGACCATCGTTTCTCCTCTTCCAGATAGTATAAATCCACAATTAGAGCGCATCACAGAAAAATATGATGGTTATGTAGGGCGTTTGAGTACAACTGAAACGACTATCAGAATCAAAAGTGAATATTTTGAAACCGTTGTAGAAGAAATTGAAAAACTAGGAAAAATTACACGTAAAAATATTTATGGAAATGATGTAACCGAACAGTACTGGGATGCTCAAATTCGTTTAGATAATGCTTTAGAAACAAGAAAACGCTACTTAGAACTTTTAAAAATGGCACAAAATGTAGAAGAAGCTATTTTGGTAGAACGTGAATTAGCTAGAATTATGCAAGACATAGACCTTCTGAAAGGACAAATAAATAGATTAGATAATTTGGAAGAATTTGCTACAATTACCATTTCTATTAAAGAAAAGAAGAAATTAGGTGTTTTGGGATATGTGGGTGTGGGTTTATATAAATCTGTAAAATGGTTTTTTGTAAGGAATTAA
- a CDS encoding MBL fold metallo-hydrolase: protein MKVTFLGTGTSQGVPVIACDCEVCKSLDFRDNRLRASIHIEVENKEGEMKSFIVDTGADFRQQCLRERIKKLDAVLYTHEHKDHTAGMDEVRSFNFAQNKDMPIYARKTVLEQLKREFAYIFADFKYPGIPRVETNILENKPFEIEGVKVIPIEVLHYKLPVFGFRIEDFTYITDVNFISDKELEKVKGTKILVLGALQKEKHISHFTLDEAIEVIQKINPEKAYLTHISHKMGLHKTVSKELPPNIELAYDGLQVKL from the coding sequence ATGAAAGTAACATTTTTAGGAACAGGAACATCACAAGGTGTTCCTGTCATTGCGTGTGATTGTGAAGTATGTAAATCATTGGATTTTAGAGATAACCGTTTACGTGCTTCTATTCATATTGAAGTGGAAAACAAGGAAGGCGAAATGAAAAGTTTCATTGTTGATACAGGAGCAGATTTTAGACAGCAATGTCTTCGTGAACGAATCAAAAAACTTGATGCTGTTCTTTATACACACGAACACAAAGACCACACAGCAGGAATGGACGAAGTGCGTTCTTTTAATTTTGCTCAAAATAAAGATATGCCAATTTATGCACGAAAAACTGTTTTAGAGCAATTAAAGCGAGAATTTGCCTATATTTTTGCAGATTTTAAATACCCTGGTATTCCACGAGTAGAAACGAATATTCTTGAAAATAAACCTTTTGAAATAGAAGGAGTGAAAGTAATTCCTATTGAAGTTTTGCATTATAAACTTCCTGTTTTTGGATTTCGAATTGAAGATTTTACCTATATTACTGATGTTAATTTTATTTCTGATAAAGAATTAGAAAAGGTAAAAGGAACTAAAATTTTAGTGTTGGGAGCATTGCAAAAAGAAAAACATATTTCACATTTTACGCTAGATGAAGCCATTGAAGTGATTCAAAAAATAAATCCTGAAAAAGCCTATTTGACTCATATTAGCCATAAAATGGGGCTTCATAAAACAGTTTCAAAAGAATTACCTCCAAATATAGAACTGGCTTATGATGGTTTGCAGGTGAAATTATAG
- a CDS encoding DUF7149 domain-containing protein, translated as MNIITKPSKVLNPAYRKINVTRNEINNFKSALNVCLEHIRISEEKNESEENIKKYVGDFLHQAFYQNYLINTKDKIDLAIYAGKDATSNISVLIEAKRPSNKSEFLKIDNLNRKALQELLLYYLRERVTLENNQIKYLIATNGNEWYFFKGEDFYNTFYKNKKLLKEYNEFISGQKDSSKNELFYNEIAKKYIEEVKDELPFLYIDIKKDFQEFLSIENTDDDKLVSLYKVFSPIHLLAQSYGNDSNQLNKEFYYELLHIIGLEEVKEKGKKVIQRKEKGTRNEGSLLETTIFILDDRDYLRKVENLKTYGQDKEEQLFNVALELCLTWINRILFLKLLESQLVVYNQDSKYKFLNTDFITGYDDLEELFFSALAKKIEDRNERIKEKYNHIPYLNSSLFEPNELEDKALQISNLKEIDLELYDKTVLKNNLKRLTGGLPTLEYIFRFLEAYDFSGEKGEQVDESNQAKTLISASVLGLIFEKINGYKDGSFYTPAYITMYMAKEALRRAVVQKFNTHYTWKCSDFEQLKEDLKDYIRNGDREIIRKEANKIINSLKICDPAVGSGHFLVSALNELIAIKSELGVLIDKDGKRLNAYIQIDNDELIIEDENEEIFTYKPKNKTSQRLQETLFHEKQSLIESCLFGVDINPNSVKICRLRLWIELLKNAYYTQENQLQTLPNIDINIKTGNSLISRFELDEDLKNAFKSKDNPYSLNDYKNAVQEYKNTNNKERKREIIKIIDTIKSAFTGTLDGKFKKKIASARGKLEQKQTEVQNLEAFGEKISKKLSLELKKLKLALNKAQDEKEGLLNNVIYQNAFEWRFEFPEVLNKKGEFVGFDVVIGNPPYGYSFLSVKEKNIFKIQYDSVHQKMFEVSTYFTKRGYDIIKKEGSIAFICPNNLIFQLTFEKFRNFLLESTIINTVINLGDKVFDEADVPTCIFIVTKGLNNQNEFIYGDIRKNESIKIDGFQSFNQYQKYNQNDLKLGDGLVFGIPQNLSKLIVKVSEKSIRIDELANTVSYGISSGGDSIFRIKDDKVEEYQIEEKLLHKVVSGGNIVRYRINYEQEFIIYTVKSTKIEDYKNTLKYLEPYETKLSNKRETKKGTLPWWCLHWPRNVNLYSSPKIILRQTADTIIASLDNEGYFVMDSVMIIKIDNKEKYPLLLGILNSKLNQFIYKTITQETGRVFAQVKPANVRKLFFPLNISIAIQAQLTELINQILSSKKQNPNTDTSDYENEIDILVYKLYDLSYEEVLLIDSDFGLSEEEYNK; from the coding sequence ATGAACATAATTACAAAGCCGAGTAAAGTTTTAAATCCTGCTTACCGAAAGATAAATGTTACTAGAAATGAGATAAATAACTTCAAAAGTGCATTGAATGTGTGTTTGGAGCATATCAGAATAAGCGAAGAGAAAAATGAGAGCGAAGAGAATATAAAAAAATATGTAGGCGATTTTTTGCATCAAGCATTTTATCAAAATTATTTAATAAATACAAAAGATAAAATTGATTTGGCTATTTATGCTGGAAAAGATGCTACAAGCAATATTAGTGTTTTGATAGAAGCCAAACGACCAAGCAATAAAAGTGAGTTTTTGAAAATAGATAATCTTAATAGAAAAGCATTACAAGAACTTTTACTTTATTATTTGAGAGAACGAGTAACATTAGAAAATAATCAAATCAAATATTTGATTGCTACAAATGGTAATGAATGGTATTTTTTTAAAGGAGAAGATTTCTATAATACGTTTTATAAAAATAAAAAACTGCTCAAAGAATACAATGAGTTTATAAGTGGGCAAAAAGATTCTTCCAAAAATGAATTATTCTACAATGAAATTGCTAAAAAATACATTGAAGAAGTAAAAGATGAATTGCCGTTTCTTTACATAGACATCAAAAAAGACTTTCAAGAATTTTTGTCTATCGAAAATACCGATGATGACAAACTGGTTTCTTTGTATAAAGTATTTTCTCCAATTCATCTTTTGGCGCAATCGTATGGAAATGATAGCAATCAATTAAATAAAGAATTTTATTACGAACTTCTTCATATTATTGGATTAGAAGAAGTAAAAGAGAAAGGTAAAAAAGTAATTCAGCGAAAGGAAAAAGGAACACGGAATGAAGGTTCACTTTTAGAAACGACTATTTTTATTTTAGATGACAGAGATTATTTGAGAAAAGTAGAAAATCTCAAAACGTATGGACAAGACAAAGAAGAGCAGTTATTCAATGTCGCTTTAGAGCTGTGTCTGACGTGGATAAATCGAATCTTGTTTCTCAAATTATTAGAATCTCAATTGGTAGTTTATAATCAGGATTCGAAATATAAATTTCTGAATACTGATTTCATTACTGGTTACGATGATTTGGAAGAACTATTTTTTTCTGCTTTAGCTAAGAAAATAGAAGACCGAAATGAACGCATAAAAGAAAAATACAATCATATTCCTTACTTGAATAGTTCGCTTTTTGAGCCGAATGAACTAGAAGACAAAGCTCTGCAAATTTCGAATCTGAAAGAAATTGATTTAGAATTGTATGATAAAACGGTTCTAAAAAATAATCTAAAACGCCTTACGGGTGGTTTGCCTACACTAGAATATATTTTTCGCTTTTTGGAAGCCTACGATTTTAGTGGAGAAAAAGGCGAACAAGTAGATGAGAGCAATCAAGCCAAAACGCTTATTTCGGCTTCTGTGTTGGGACTTATTTTTGAAAAAATAAATGGCTACAAAGACGGTTCGTTTTATACGCCTGCCTATATTACGATGTATATGGCTAAAGAAGCCTTGCGTAGGGCTGTCGTACAGAAATTCAATACGCATTATACGTGGAAATGTAGCGATTTTGAGCAGCTAAAAGAAGATTTGAAGGATTATATACGAAATGGCGATAGAGAAATTATCCGAAAAGAAGCCAATAAAATCATTAATTCACTCAAAATATGTGACCCTGCTGTGGGTTCTGGACACTTTTTGGTAAGTGCATTGAACGAACTTATCGCCATAAAAAGCGAACTCGGTGTTTTGATAGATAAAGACGGAAAACGCCTAAATGCTTATATTCAGATTGATAACGACGAACTGATTATTGAAGACGAAAACGAAGAAATTTTTACCTACAAACCCAAAAATAAAACAAGCCAACGCCTACAAGAAACACTTTTTCATGAAAAACAAAGTCTTATTGAAAGCTGTCTTTTTGGTGTAGATATTAATCCAAATTCTGTAAAAATATGTAGGTTGCGTTTGTGGATAGAACTTTTGAAAAATGCGTATTATACTCAAGAAAATCAACTTCAAACGCTGCCAAATATTGATATTAATATCAAAACTGGAAACTCTCTGATTAGTCGCTTTGAGTTGGATGAAGATTTGAAAAATGCTTTTAAGAGTAAAGACAATCCGTATAGTTTGAACGATTATAAAAATGCTGTACAGGAATATAAAAATACCAATAACAAAGAACGAAAAAGAGAAATTATCAAAATTATTGATACAATAAAATCAGCTTTTACAGGAACATTAGATGGAAAATTTAAGAAAAAAATAGCGTCTGCAAGAGGAAAACTAGAACAAAAACAAACCGAAGTACAAAACCTAGAAGCATTTGGAGAAAAGATAAGTAAAAAACTAAGTTTAGAACTCAAAAAACTAAAACTAGCTCTAAACAAAGCACAAGACGAAAAAGAAGGATTATTGAATAATGTAATTTATCAAAATGCCTTTGAATGGCGTTTTGAGTTTCCAGAAGTTTTGAATAAAAAGGGAGAGTTTGTAGGTTTTGATGTGGTGATTGGGAATCCTCCTTATGGTTATAGCTTTTTATCAGTTAAAGAGAAAAATATTTTCAAAATTCAATATGATTCTGTACACCAAAAAATGTTTGAGGTATCAACATATTTCACTAAAAGAGGATATGATATTATAAAAAAAGAAGGAAGTATCGCATTCATTTGTCCTAATAATTTAATTTTTCAATTAACCTTTGAAAAATTTAGAAATTTTTTACTAGAAAGCACAATTATAAACACTGTTATTAATCTTGGAGATAAGGTTTTTGATGAGGCAGATGTTCCTACTTGTATATTTATAGTTACTAAAGGACTTAATAATCAGAATGAGTTTATTTATGGAGATATAAGGAAGAATGAGAGTATAAAAATAGATGGATTTCAAAGTTTTAATCAATACCAAAAATATAATCAAAATGATTTAAAATTAGGAGATGGGTTAGTTTTTGGAATCCCACAAAATTTATCTAAACTGATTGTAAAAGTGTCAGAAAAATCAATACGTATAGATGAACTGGCAAATACAGTTTCTTATGGTATCAGTTCAGGAGGAGATAGTATATTTAGAATAAAAGATGATAAAGTAGAGGAATATCAAATAGAAGAAAAATTACTTCATAAAGTAGTTAGTGGAGGTAATATAGTGAGGTATAGAATAAATTATGAACAAGAGTTTATAATTTATACTGTAAAATCAACAAAGATTGAGGATTATAAAAATACATTAAAATATTTAGAACCTTATGAAACTAAGTTATCAAATAAAAGAGAAACTAAGAAAGGTACACTACCTTGGTGGTGTTTACACTGGCCCCGAAATGTAAATTTATACTCTTCACCAAAAATTATATTAAGGCAAACAGCAGACACAATTATAGCAAGTTTAGATAACGAAGGATATTTTGTTATGGATAGTGTAATGATTATAAAAATAGATAATAAAGAAAAATATCCTCTACTATTAGGAATTTTGAATTCTAAGTTAAATCAATTTATCTATAAAACCATTACTCAAGAAACTGGGAGAGTATTTGCTCAAGTTAAACCTGCAAATGTTAGAAAGTTATTTTTTCCATTAAATATTTCCATCGCAATACAAGCCCAACTCACAGAATTAATAAATCAAATTCTATCCTCAAAAAAACAAAATCCCAATACAGATACAAGTGATTACGAAAATGAAATTGATATTTTGGTGTATAAACTCTATGATTTGAGTTATGAAGAGGTTTTGCTTATTGATTCGGATTTTGGCTTGAGTGAAGAGGAGTATAATAAGTGA